CGGTGTTAACATCGGTGCGCCCGATGGGTTGTCCGGCGGGGGTCAGCACCCGCACGTAAATGGTCTGACTACCGCCGTTGGCCGCTACCGAGACCCCGCTCAGGCTGGCGCTCCAGGTGCTGCCGTCCAGCGAGTACTGGTAGGTCCAGCCGTGGCTACCACCATCTCCACTGATGTTGCAGGTGGCACCAGTGTTGGAGTTGTTGGTCAGGGTGTGGGTGTACTGGATGGTGCCCGGGCTGGTCACGGTGCCCGAGAGATCGGGATCCAAAGCGATCTGTGCCACCAGGTTCACGTCCACTGCGCCCAAAATGGTGTCGCTCACACTGCCCAGGGTGGTGCTGGTTACGATGAACTGCACGTTGTCGCTGGTACCCGCCGTTACATCCACTGGCGCAGCACCAGTGGGCACCTGCACGGCAGCGATGAAGCAGGCGGTGGCACTTGCGCTAATGAGACCGGTGTTGGTAACCGGTGAGGGGGTGGGGGTGTCCATTACGCCGTTGCAGTCCGCGTCGGGGTAGAAGACCACTGTCCAGCCAGCGGGCAACGAGGCCGAAAGGGTGTAGCTATCCGGGTTAGCCCCGGTGTTGCTGACCTCGAAGGGGAAGTAGGCCACACCGCCGGGGTTGACCGCGGGGTTGTAGCCAGGGCGGGTGTCGTTGGCGGGGTCGGCCCCCTCGCCGCCGGATGCACCGTTGGTGTTGTGGGCAGCATCTACGCTATAGCCCGAGACCACTGTGGTAACAGCCAAGGTAGTGGCGTCTACCCCGTCGAGCAAGGTGGCTACGCTACCGCTGGGGTTGTTCACCGAGGTGGCGGTCAGGGTCACGCTGCCGCCAGTGGTCTGGCTGGCCGGGATAGCGCAGCGCACCACCACATTGTAGGTCGCGCCAGCAGCCAGTGGGCCCACCGGGCCAGAGAGCGGGGTCACACCGTCGGACTGGTAGACGCTGCAGGTACCGATGGTGCTGGGGCCCAGGCTCAGGGTGAAGCTATCCGGAGCATTGCCGGTGTTTTGCAGGGTGGAGTTGAAGGTTACGGTGCTGCCCGAGAAAGCCGAGGCCAGGGTCTGGGTATCGGCCCCATCCACCGCGCTGGCGCCGGTGCCGCCGATGGCCACGCTGTAGCGGCTGGCGGTGGTGTTGGTGGTGGTATTGGAGGTGACGCTCTGGTTTGCGGTGCCGTTGTTGAACAGCACAGTTGCGCTGTTGGAGTAGGTGGTGCCGGCAGGCGAGGCAGCCGGTACGGTGGCCTGGAAGCTAAAGGTATAGGAGGCGGTCTGGGGGAAGAAGGCGCCGCTTCCGCTGATGAACATACCCACCGCAATGGTGCCGTTGCCGGTGAGGGGCAGGTTACCGGAGGCCAGGGGGGCCCAGGTGGTGCCGTCGGTACTGAAGACCATCTGCACAGTGCCCGCACCCGCGCTGCCGGTGGGCATGGTGCTCACTACCAGGCCGCTCGGGATGGTGTCACGGATCAAAATCCCGCTGCCCGTAAGCCCGCTCACGCTCACGCCACTGGCCGCGCTGCCGCCCACATTCGAGCCGCTGATGGTGTAGGTGATGGCGCTGCCAGGGTTCACGCTACCGGCGGGGCTGGCCGACTTGGTGGCAGTGAGGGCAGCGGCGGTGGTGGCGATGGCCCGGGCCCAGTTGTTGGTGTCGGTTACGCTGGGGTTGCCTGCCGAGGTGCCGCTCAGGTTGAGGTTGCCAAACTGGCCGTTGGTGGCCGAGGCCGGGATGGTTCCGGTCACAATCACGCAGGCGCTGGCTCCAGGGGTGCCCTGGCGGGTCAGGGTGACGCTGGTGATGGGAGCGGTCTCGCCAGGGTCGAGGGTGCCGTTGCAGTTGGCATCGAGGTAAATGGCCGTGCTGCTCAGGTCGAAGTTGTCCCCAGTGTCCTGGACGGTGGTCAGGTTGATGGTATCTGTGCCGTTACCGGTATTGCTGACCGTGTAGGTGAAATAGACGGGGGCGCCAGCGAGGGCGCTGCGGGTCTGGCCTGGGGCGGCCTGGGTGCCATCGGGCGTGATGCTGAAGCTGTAGACCTGTTGCACCACGGTGATGACCTGGTTGGAAGTGGTGGTGCGGGCCTGACCGGCGGAGTCGATGTAGCTGGCCGAGGCCTGGTTGGAGATGTTGGTGCCAGCGGGGGTCTGCTGAGCCATCACGGCTCCGAACAGGATCAGCGCTGCAACCAACAGGGCGAAGAGTTTATTCATTACTTATTTCCTCCTTTTATCGAACGATGGTACGAAGTTTGAGCATGACGGTTTGCCTAGCACCCATCTGGGGCAGAACCCAGCGGGCGTGGGTGAATTCTTCGGGTTTTACTTCCACTTCCTTCTCGACCTCCTTGCCGTTTTCCATGACCTTGACCTTGCGCTTCAGGGGGAGTTTGCCGTAGGTGCGTCCCCCATCGAAGCTGAACTCTGCAATAACCAGGGTGTCGCCCAGCTGTAGGGGCTGAGCGCTCGAGGGCTGATAGGCCGTGCTGGCAGGAATGGGGATGACCAGCGCGACCTGACGAAGCACTGTATCTGTGGTGTTCTGCGCGGTGAGCTGGTACTCGACCACCTCTCCTGGCTTGGCCTCTATGGCGGGCTCGAGCCGCTCGATGGTGCGATTCTGCTCCTGTACGCTAACCACCCGAAAAGCCTTCAGGTCCAGCTTGATGCTGCCTGTCTGGGCCAGCGCCCACCCGGCCAGGAAGATCCCTAGCAGAAGCAGCATTTTTGGCCTCATGTGTTTTTGCATTCCCAATCTCCTCAAAAAAAATGACCGGCCCATAGAGCCGGTCGCGCCACTGACTCCCTCCCGACCCCTGGCGCCCGTATTGGGTCTGGGAGTTCTAAGTCTCTCAAGGTGAGAGCTTAACCTAAACTTTTGCAGAGGCTGTGCAAAATAAACATCATCTATTCCGTGAAACCATCCCGCGACCTTTAGAAGCACCGTACCAGACTTTATCCATGCACGTAACGCCCCCTCCATATACCCCAGGGGGGTAGGATGGCCCGCTGGGTACGGCGGGTGAGCGCTCAGGTGTGTTGAACAAACCGATAGCCCTGTCCAAAAACGGTTTCGATATAGCGCGGGGTTTTGGGGTCGTCGCCTAGTTTACGCCGCAGCAGGGCCACATAGCTGTCCACCACCCGCTCGTCTACTGTACTGCCGCGCTCGGCCCCCCAGACCCGCTGAAGCAGGCGTTCGCGGCTCCAGACCTCGCCAGGGTTCTGGGCCAGGGTCAGCAATAAATCGAGTTCGGTAGGGGACAGATCCAGGGGCTGTTGGGCCCGGAAGGCCTGGCGTTGCTTGAGCAAAATGCGCAGATCGCCAATCTGGATTTCCTGTGTGGGTCGGCTGCGCCGCAGGAGGGCCCGCACCCGCGCGACCATCTCCCGCACGCTCATGGGCTTGGTGAGGTAGTCGTCTGCTCCCAGCTCTAAGGCCCGCACCCGAATTTCCTCGCTGCCCTGAGCGCTCAGCACCAGGATGGGCAGGTTCCAATCGGCCTCGCGCAGCTCACGTATCACCTCGAGGCCACCCAGCCCCGGCAAGCCCAGGTCAAGCACCATCAGGTCGGCCTGGGGCGCCATCTCTACCGCATCCAGGCCGTTGATTGCCAGTAAGATGGTATAACCTTGGTGCTGTAGCGCAGCCGTTACCAGGTGGGCCAGCTGCGGATCGTCTTCGACAACCAGGATACGCTCCATAAGAATGCTCCAACAAAGTATAACCAGGCCCCATCCAGCGGTTGGGAGCTGCATGGTTTGGGCAAACCCCACGCCAGGATGCCGATGCTGCAATAACCCGCTGGGTGGTGCGGCTAGGGTAGAAGCGAGACTCTGGCGACCAGGTTGCGAAATTGTAAGGTTCCGGCAGTGGCGATGCCGCTCTCGAGCTTGACTCCAATCCACAGGTTGCCGCTGTTGATGCCGCTGGTGAGCTTGCTTCCGGAGAACCGTAGGGGTTGGGTTGAGCCCGACTGGAAATCCGCGCTTCCGATTGATTCGAAGCTGGGGTTCTCCCCACATAGATAAACACCGTTGCTCTGGTTGCTGCAAGGCTCGCTGTCGGTGGCGTAAAAGCTAAAGGCAAACCCGGTTTGGTAGGTCAGGTTGCCCTCGAGGTCGGCCTTCCTCAGCGCGAAGGGGGGCTTGGCGAAGTCTTGCTTCACAAAAACAATCCTGTTGTTTTGGAAAGCCACCACATCCACATCAAAGTCGCGCAGGGGCACGCTTAGCGGCGCGTTGCTACAGCCAAACAGCAGACCGACCAGTAGTAGCACAATCGAACGCATAGCTCCTCGAGTCTAAACCACCTGGCATGAGCGCGGTGTTTAGATGGGCCTGGGCTCTTTGCCCAGCGTGTGGGCCGACTCAAACACCACCCGCCCCTCCACCAGGGTGAGGGTGGGCCAGCCCCGCAGTACCCAGCCCGCCCAGGGGCTGAA
This genomic window from Meiothermus cerbereus DSM 11376 contains:
- a CDS encoding beta strand repeat-containing protein, producing MNKLFALLVAALILFGAVMAQQTPAGTNISNQASASYIDSAGQARTTTSNQVITVVQQVYSFSITPDGTQAAPGQTRSALAGAPVYFTYTVSNTGNGTDTINLTTVQDTGDNFDLSSTAIYLDANCNGTLDPGETAPITSVTLTRQGTPGASACVIVTGTIPASATNGQFGNLNLSGTSAGNPSVTDTNNWARAIATTAAALTATKSASPAGSVNPGSAITYTISGSNVGGSAASGVSVSGLTGSGILIRDTIPSGLVVSTMPTGSAGAGTVQMVFSTDGTTWAPLASGNLPLTGNGTIAVGMFISGSGAFFPQTASYTFSFQATVPAASPAGTTYSNSATVLFNNGTANQSVTSNTTTNTTASRYSVAIGGTGASAVDGADTQTLASAFSGSTVTFNSTLQNTGNAPDSFTLSLGPSTIGTCSVYQSDGVTPLSGPVGPLAAGATYNVVVRCAIPASQTTGGSVTLTATSVNNPSGSVATLLDGVDATTLAVTTVVSGYSVDAAHNTNGASGGEGADPANDTRPGYNPAVNPGGVAYFPFEVSNTGANPDSYTLSASLPAGWTVVFYPDADCNGVMDTPTPSPVTNTGLISASATACFIAAVQVPTGAAPVDVTAGTSDNVQFIVTSTTLGSVSDTILGAVDVNLVAQIALDPDLSGTVTSPGTIQYTHTLTNNSNTGATCNISGDGGSHGWTYQYSLDGSTWSASLSGVSVAANGGSQTIYVRVLTPAGQPIGRTDVNTVTATCTVGSATATDTASETTTVVGGDLRLTKSGVSYVGSSTTVRDANAATALPGDVIEYIVVASNIGTGNLTQVVITDPLPSYTNFVSVSATISGFTGGTVLYSTNGTTWSATAPTTLSAGSSIYVAVDTNGDTNITSADVMPPSATITITFRVQVQ
- a CDS encoding response regulator transcription factor, which gives rise to MERILVVEDDPQLAHLVTAALQHQGYTILLAINGLDAVEMAPQADLMVLDLGLPGLGGLEVIRELREADWNLPILVLSAQGSEEIRVRALELGADDYLTKPMSVREMVARVRALLRRSRPTQEIQIGDLRILLKQRQAFRAQQPLDLSPTELDLLLTLAQNPGEVWSRERLLQRVWGAERGSTVDERVVDSYVALLRRKLGDDPKTPRYIETVFGQGYRFVQHT